From one Campylobacter suis genomic stretch:
- the dnaN gene encoding DNA polymerase III subunit beta → MKVTINKNVLESIVTNTNPYLEKRDLSAITSHIYISAKDGVLNIRATDHEIGLAYKLSNAKIIDEGYATANGKKLLDIIRSLKDEDVMLESLNNYLYVKQKNSKYKLPMYKFEDFPSFPTIEGKAKFDIDAVMLGRSLKKILPSIDSNNPKFELNGALLDIKENFINIVGTDTKRLSVFKFETPTEREFSIIIPKKAISEIQKLFFDKIEIYYDENILIAQSSNFEFFTKLINGKFPDYERVVPKEIKKRIILNRDKMVDGIKTISMLSDTMKITFAPESITFESIIEDNSEAKTTIEYNTGLDEQIYIGIKNRYLLDFLQSIEDNEFELGFNDINLAFVVSSKELKTVVMPITIK, encoded by the coding sequence ATGAAGGTTACAATAAATAAAAATGTCCTTGAAAGTATTGTTACAAATACAAACCCATATCTTGAAAAAAGAGATTTAAGCGCTATAACAAGTCACATTTATATTAGTGCTAAAGATGGAGTTTTAAATATCCGTGCAACTGACCATGAGATAGGACTTGCATATAAACTTAGTAACGCAAAGATAATAGATGAAGGATATGCAACAGCAAATGGCAAAAAACTACTTGACATAATACGAAGTTTAAAAGATGAAGATGTTATGCTTGAAAGTCTTAATAACTACCTTTATGTAAAACAAAAAAACTCAAAATACAAACTTCCTATGTATAAATTTGAAGACTTTCCATCTTTTCCAACCATTGAAGGAAAAGCTAAATTTGACATAGACGCTGTTATGCTTGGAAGAAGCCTTAAAAAGATACTTCCTAGTATAGATAGTAATAATCCAAAATTTGAACTAAACGGAGCTTTGCTAGATATAAAAGAAAATTTTATAAATATCGTAGGAACAGATACAAAACGACTTAGTGTATTTAAATTTGAAACACCAACCGAGCGTGAGTTTTCTATCATTATCCCTAAAAAAGCTATAAGTGAGATACAAAAACTATTTTTTGATAAGATAGAAATTTACTATGATGAAAATATATTAATAGCTCAAAGTTCAAATTTTGAGTTCTTTACAAAGCTTATAAATGGAAAATTTCCAGATTATGAGCGTGTCGTACCAAAAGAGATAAAAAAGAGAATAATTTTAAATCGCGATAAAATGGTAGATGGTATAAAAACTATCTCAATGTTAAGTGATACTATGAAAATTACTTTTGCTCCTGAAAGTATTACATTTGAAAGTATTATCGAAGATAATTCTGAAGCAAAAACAACGATAGAATACAACACAGGTCTTGATGAGCAAATTTATATTGGCATTAAAAACCGATATTTACTTGACTTTTTACAAAGTATAGAAGACAACGAATTTGAGTTAGGTTTTAATGATATAAATTTAGCTTTTGTTGTTAGTTCAAAAGAGCTTAAAACTGTCGTAATGCCAATAACAATAAAATAA